One Salmo trutta chromosome 12, fSalTru1.1, whole genome shotgun sequence genomic region harbors:
- the LOC115203643 gene encoding very-long-chain 3-oxoacyl-CoA reductase-B-like, translated as MSSTGETLLRAVETPLFWIGALTAAYFSVCSVYRLLSGLRVWVLGNGRVVSPAKLGKWAVVTGATDGIGKAYAEELARRGFSIVLISRTQEKLDDVAKSIESKYGVETKSIAVDFSATDIYPKIEAGLTGLEVGVLVNNVGMSYSYPEFFLNVPNLDSFIDTMVNINITSVCQMTRMVLPGMVERKKGAVLNISSASGMYPCPLLTVYSASKAFVDFFSRGLEAEYKSKGILIQSVLPFFVATKLSKIRRATLDKPNPDRYVAAELNTVGLQSQTNGYLPHAVMGWLTTVLCPARLLNSYIMGLHLGMRSRYLKKQKQG; from the exons ATGTCGTCAACTGGAGAGACTTTACTACGGGCGGTGGAGACTCCGCTCTTCTGGATTGGCGCGTTGACTGCGGCCTATTTCTCAGTGTGCTCCGTATATCGTTTGCTGTCAGGGCTCAGAGTTTGGGTGCTGGGAAATGGACGGGTGGTATCACCTGCTAAACTCGGAAAATGGGCAG TTGTGACAGGAGCCACGGATGGAATCGGGAAAGCCTATGCGGAGGAG CTGGCTCGGAGGGGATTTTCCATTGTGCTAATCAGCCGCACCCAGGAGAAACTGGATGATGTGGCCAAGTCCATCG AGAGCAAATATGGCGTTGAGACCAAATCCATCGCTGTGGACTTCAGTGCGACGGACATATATCCCAAGATTGAAGCTGGACTTACCGGGCTAGAGGTTGGCGTTCTGG TAAATAATGTGGGAATGTCCTACTCCTATCCGGAATTCTTCCTTAACGTTCCCAACCTGGATAGT TTCATCGACACAATGGTGAACATCAACATCACTTCTGTTTGCCAG ATGACCCGTATGGTGCTACCTGGGATGGTAGAGAG GAAAAAGGGGGCCGTCCTCAACATCTCTTCTGCCAGTGGGATGTACCCTTGTCCCCTCCTCACGGTCTACTCTGCCTCGAAGGCTTTTGTGGACTTCTTCTCCCGAGGGCTGGAGGCTGAGTACAAGAGCAAAGGGATCCTCATCCAG AGTGTCCTGCCGTTCTTCGTGGCCACCAAGCTGAGTAAGATCCGGCGGGCCACACTGGACAAGCCCAACCCTGACCGCTATGTGGCCGCGGAGCTCAACACGGTGGGGCTGCAGAGCCAGACCAACGGCTACCTGCCTCACGCAGTCATG GGCTGGCTGACCACCGTGCTGTGCCCTgccaggctcctgaacagctacaTCATGGGGTTACACCTGGGGATGCGCTCACGCTACCTGAAGAAACAGAAACAGGGCTAG